In one Deltaproteobacteria bacterium genomic region, the following are encoded:
- the cas4 gene encoding CRISPR-associated protein Cas4 translates to MYHLDDLIQLSALQHAAFCPRQCALIHVEQVWVENRLTAEGRIMHERVHNEDSVVRGKMRIDYGVPLRSLRLGLIGKADVVEFHLEEDGTWRPFPIEYKRGKPKADFSDKIQLCAQAVCLEEMLDLAVPKGALFYGRTRRRLEVLFDEELKEKTVQAAEVARALINNGKTPKPVYAKRCESCSLVSECLPRTIEKKRSVKNYLNRILGES, encoded by the coding sequence ATGTACCACCTCGATGACTTGATTCAACTTTCTGCTCTTCAGCACGCAGCGTTTTGCCCTCGCCAGTGCGCCCTGATCCACGTCGAGCAGGTCTGGGTGGAAAATCGTCTGACCGCCGAAGGCCGGATCATGCACGAACGGGTTCATAATGAGGACAGTGTGGTGCGGGGAAAGATGAGAATCGACTACGGTGTACCATTGCGTTCTCTCCGTCTCGGCCTCATCGGTAAGGCCGACGTTGTCGAATTTCATCTGGAGGAGGATGGAACCTGGCGGCCCTTCCCCATTGAATACAAGCGAGGCAAACCGAAGGCGGATTTCTCGGACAAGATCCAGCTCTGTGCCCAGGCGGTCTGCCTCGAGGAGATGCTGGACCTTGCTGTTCCGAAGGGGGCTCTGTTTTATGGCCGGACGCGGCGGCGTCTGGAGGTCCTTTTCGATGAAGAGCTCAAAGAAAAAACGGTGCAGGCAGCGGAAGTTGCCCGTGCCTTGATCAACAACGGGAAGACACCGAAGCCGGTATATGCGAAACGTTGTGAAAGCTGTTCCCTTGTATCGGAATGTCTCCCCCGGACAATCGAAAAGAAACGATCCGTCAAGAATTATTTGAACAGAATATTGGGGGAATCATGA
- the cas1c gene encoding type I-C CRISPR-associated endonuclease Cas1 has protein sequence MKKHLNTLFVTTQGAYLAKEGETIVVRVEREIRLRLPVHTIGGIVCFGNVLCSPFLLGFCAENGVGISFLSEQGRFLARVQGPVSGNVLLRREQYRRADDTKASADIARNMVVGKISNCRRVLQRALRDHGEKANLEKLNLTIKRLAYYLELLKESHPLEVVRGYEGEAAHSYFDVFDRLIVAQKDAFSFAERNRRPPLDNVNALLSFVYTLLVHDIRSALEGVGLDPAVGFLHRDRPGRPGLALDLMEEFRPFLADRLVLSLINLRRVQGKGFQKADSGGLTMGDDTRKTVLVAYQERKQEEMYHPFIDEKVSIGLLFHIQALLLARHLRGDLDGYPPFIWK, from the coding sequence ATGAAAAAGCACCTCAATACCCTGTTTGTGACTACTCAGGGTGCTTACCTTGCCAAAGAAGGCGAAACCATCGTGGTCCGGGTGGAGCGGGAAATCCGGCTGCGTCTGCCCGTACACACCATTGGAGGTATTGTCTGCTTCGGCAATGTCTTGTGCAGTCCTTTCCTGTTGGGATTTTGTGCAGAAAACGGTGTCGGCATCAGTTTTCTATCGGAACAGGGTCGTTTTCTGGCGCGGGTTCAGGGGCCGGTATCGGGCAATGTACTCCTGCGCCGGGAACAGTACCGGCGGGCTGATGACACAAAAGCGTCGGCGGACATCGCCCGGAACATGGTCGTCGGGAAAATTTCCAACTGCCGGAGGGTGCTGCAGCGGGCACTACGTGACCATGGCGAAAAAGCGAATTTAGAAAAACTGAACCTGACCATCAAGCGCCTTGCCTATTATCTCGAACTGCTGAAAGAGTCGCATCCGTTGGAAGTCGTCCGTGGTTACGAAGGCGAGGCGGCACATTCCTATTTCGATGTGTTCGACCGGCTTATTGTGGCCCAAAAGGATGCTTTTTCTTTTGCGGAGCGCAACCGCCGGCCGCCCCTGGATAACGTCAATGCATTGCTATCCTTTGTTTATACGCTCCTGGTACACGACATTCGTTCCGCCCTCGAAGGTGTAGGGCTCGACCCAGCGGTCGGTTTTCTCCATCGGGATCGCCCCGGGAGGCCCGGCCTGGCCCTCGATCTGATGGAAGAATTTCGGCCCTTTCTGGCGGATCGCCTGGTCCTGTCGCTGATCAACCTGCGCCGGGTTCAGGGGAAGGGATTTCAAAAAGCGGACTCCGGCGGTCTGACCATGGGAGATGACACGCGGAAGACGGTCTTGGTCGCCTACCAGGAACGCAAACAGGAAGAGATGTATCATCCGTTTATTGATGAGAAGGTGTCTATCGGGTTGCTGTTTCATATTCAGGCGCTTCTTCTGGCCCGGCATCTACGGGGTGACCTAGACGGCTATCCTCCTTTCATATGGAAATAA
- the cas2 gene encoding CRISPR-associated endonuclease Cas2 — MLVLVSYDVATNEAGGARRLRRVAKVCQNYGQRVQYSVFECLVNPAQWTVFREKLIKEIDINSDSLRFYFLGANWKRRVEHVGAKPALDQEGPLVV, encoded by the coding sequence ATGCTGGTACTGGTCAGTTATGATGTGGCGACAAACGAAGCCGGAGGCGCACGCCGTCTGCGCCGGGTGGCCAAGGTCTGCCAGAATTACGGACAGCGTGTGCAATATTCCGTGTTTGAATGCCTTGTCAATCCTGCACAATGGACGGTCTTTAGAGAGAAGTTGATCAAGGAAATAGATATAAATTCAGATAGCCTTCGATTCTATTTCCTGGGCGCAAACTGGAAACGACGGGTCGAACACGTCGGTGCAAAACCGGCCTTGGATCAGGAGGGGCCATTGGTTGTTTAG